The window GATTTCGTTCCTCCGAAATTCCTGCCCCTCCCCTTCCGCTTAACCCTCCCAATGAAAAAAAGTGTCACCGTGACGACAAAGACCAGGGCACTGATATTCTGGGAGATTGTCAAACCGTCAAAGAGAGGCGGATTGTCATCCCTTAAGATCTCCATACAAAAACGCAATACAGAATACAACATGCAGAAGATAATCAATATTTCACCATCTCTTTTACGATATTTGAAAAAAGCATTTGCCATGAAAAAGATCGCAAGATTACCCAGTGATGAATAAATCTGTGTTGGATGAACAGGCAGGGAATATCCATCTGAGATAGTTATCAACCCCTTTTCCAGATGGTCAACAAATGCAGGACTTCCATCGATCATATTATTCACATCGACACTCTTCGGGAAACTGACAGCCCACCACAGATCAGGATCACAGATGTCACCCCAACAACATCCATTAAGAAAACAGCCTATCCGACCAAAGAACAATCCCATTGCAATGGAAGGAGCAATTATGTCAAAAGTAAGCAACAACGGCAGTTTCCTTAACCTTACAATAACTATTAAGGTAATTGTAGCAGCCAGCAATCCACCATAAAACACCAACCCGCCATGATAAATCTTCAAGATGTCCACCAAATTGTCTCTATACAGGTCAAAATTCTGCACTACATAAAACAATCTCCCCCCCGCAATACCAGCAAAAATCAAGTAGATTCCCAAATCTGAGATATGTTCCGGTTTAATCCCTTCCCGTTTTGCTCTCATGCGTGCAGCGTAAAGTGCAGCAAGAAACCCAATCATAAGCATAAAACCGTATGCGTATACGGGAATGGTCTTCCCAATAAAGGGTATCGGTATCTGAAACAGGGTCCTAAGCATGAGTACTCAGCTCCTTCACACGTACAAACGTACCGTTCCCGCACGAAAAGTGCTCAGAAAGGGGGTAGAGTCGATTCGCTGATTTTCTGATTTTACTTCGTAAGATAAAGATCATATCAATTTTTCTTTCATTTAAATTGACTTCATGTCTCCCTATTCCCCTACAGTGGCAGAACAGAAACCCTGTGGTTAAACGAAAGCTGCCCGGATACCAGGCACGCTCTTATTTCGTAACCGGAACGTAATAAGGTACTTGAAGATCATGGAATTATTCCCACAACGAAGGAGAAGGGCAGTTTTCGTTCAGCCACATATTGAGAGTCCCGATATCACGTATCCAAAACAATATTATCTATCAACCTTGTACTCCCTATCCAAACTGCTACTGCTGCAACAGTCTTTCCCGTGATCTCAGTCTTCTCCCGTAATGAGTCGGAATCCACGAGAGAGATATAATCAATTCTCGCATCTTTTACCGCATCAATAATATTTTCCATCTCATTGACGATTTTTCTCACTTCCCTCTCATTGGCCGCTACCAGGGACTTTGCCTTTAACAATGCCTCGTAAAGACAGCG is drawn from Candidatus Scalindua sp. and contains these coding sequences:
- the lgt gene encoding prolipoprotein diacylglyceryl transferase encodes the protein MLRTLFQIPIPFIGKTIPVYAYGFMLMIGFLAALYAARMRAKREGIKPEHISDLGIYLIFAGIAGGRLFYVVQNFDLYRDNLVDILKIYHGGLVFYGGLLAATITLIVIVRLRKLPLLLTFDIIAPSIAMGLFFGRIGCFLNGCCWGDICDPDLWWAVSFPKSVDVNNMIDGSPAFVDHLEKGLITISDGYSLPVHPTQIYSSLGNLAIFFMANAFFKYRKRDGEILIIFCMLYSVLRFCMEILRDDNPPLFDGLTISQNISALVFVVTVTLFFIGRVKRKGRGRNFGGTKS